From the Fimbriimonadaceae bacterium genome, the window GTTGCGGTAGTTCACTTCTCCAGTCCCCGGCTCGTTGCGGCCTGGGTTGTCCCCCACTTGGAAGTAGGCGATCTCGGAGTAGGCCAAGTCGACGTTGGGGATGAGGTTCCCTTCCTCGATCTGCATATGGTAGAGGTCCATCAGCACCTTGCAGCTGGGAGACCCGACCGCCTTGCAAATCATGTAGGCCTGAGGCGTTGTGTGCAGGAACAGTCCCGGGTGGTCGTGCCGGTGGTTGAGGGCTTCCAGCACCATGACAAGTCCGGCCGGCTCGCAGACCTCGGCCATCGCCTTGAGGCAGTCGACGACATTGGCGGTCTGGTAGTCGTGATGGAGCCGCAGGTCGTAGAGTCCGGGCACGACGGTGCACCACTTGGCGTTGACCCGGCGGGCAGTTTCCAGGGCCTTGCGCATCTCACCCTGAAGGAACGTCCAGGTGTCCTTGCCGCCGGTCGCATAAAGGGGCTTTCCCCATTCGGCGTGGGCGACAAAGACGCCCATGGTGATCCCGAGGTCACCCATCGCTTTGCCGATCCTCTCCTGCTCGGCAGGGGTCCGGCCCATCATGCCGTTGTCCTCCCAGCCGTGGAACCCCTGGTCGGCGGCGAACTTCAACTGGTCGACCGGATCGTCACCGGCATGGTGGCGGAACATCCCGAAGTGGGGGGAGAACTTGAGTTTGAACTTGGCGGCAGGCATCGTCATCGGCTCCGAAGCAAAGGCACGGCCGGTCGCCAGGCCGGCCGCAAGGAGCGGCGCGGCCTGGACGATCTGCCGACGGGTGGGGCGGAGGCTCATTCCACCTGGTACTTGCCGGGCATCGCCACGTCAGGCACGGGAAGCGGGCCCATCTTCAGGTCGGTCGGCATCGTGCTCTTGGTGCCCAGCGCCTGCTCCCAGGTGACGACTTGCCCGCTGTAGGCGGCCAAGCGCCCAAGGATCGCGGTGAGGACCGACTCGGCGACTTGTCGGCCTTCATTGAGCGGCTTGCCGTCCATGATCGACTTGACGAGGTCGGCGTGCTCCAGGACGTAGGGGTTGGGAAGCTTCTGCTTCGTGTCCCAGCGGTAGGGGCGTGCGCCGGTGATTTCGACCGGTGACTTGTTGAAGGCCTCCGAACTGCCGACGCCCTTGGTGCCGTTGATCCGCTCGCTGACGTTGCTCGGCGTCCCGTCCTGCTGGCGGCAGTAGCTGTGCATCCGCGACCCGTCGGCAAAGGTGTATTCGACGGCGAAGTGGTCGTAAATGTGGCCGTAGGCGGGGTCGACCCGTGTCTGGCGCCCGCCGAGGGCGACGGCCTTGACCGGGTGGGCCTGCTTGGCCCAGAGGCACACGTCCAGGTTATGGATGTGCTGCTCGACGATGTGGTCGCCGCTGAGCCAGGTGAAGTAGAGCCAGTTGCGCAGTTGCCACTCCATGTCGCTCCAGCTGGCCTGTCTGGGGTGCATCCACAGGCCGCCCTGGTTCCAGTAACAGCTCATCTCAAGGATCTCGCCGATGTCGCCGTTGTGGATGCGCTTCATCATCTCCTTGTAGCCAAGGTCGTGGCGACGCTGGGTGCCTGCAACGACGGCAAGGTTCTTGGCCTTCGCCTTTTCCGAGGCCTCGAAGACCTTGCGGATACCGTATCCGTCCACCGCCACCGGCTTCTCCATGAAGATGTGCTTACCGGCGTCGACGGCGGCTTCCAGGTGCCATGGTCGGAAACCGGGCGGGGTCGCGAGGATGACGATGTCGCAGTCGGTCTTGAGCAGCTTCTGATAAGCGTCGAAGCCGGTGAACTTGTGGTCGTCGGCCACCTTCACCCGGTCCTTCATCGCCTCCTTCAGGTTGTTGTAGGAGCCCTCCAGTCGGTCGGGGAAGACGTCGGCCATCGCGTGGAGCACCGAGTTCGGGCTCGCGGTGAGGTGGTCGACGACGGCGCCGCTGCCGCGACCGCCGCAGCCGATGACGCCGATCTTGAACGTCGCTGCGCCGGGCGTCTCGGCGAACACCATGCTGGGGACAGTCAGGGCCGCACCAGTTGCGGCGGCAGTTTTCAACACTTCTCTACGGGTCAGGTCATGGGACATGGTCGTGATTCTTTCCGGATTGTCAGTCTAGTTCTTCGAGGGGGCCTCTTCGCAAACGAGCCGCATGCCGGGGAAGTCGGCGTCGCTGAGCCACCATTTGCTCTTGGGAATCTGCGGGTCGCGCTCCTGCCACTCGATCGTGTAGGGTTGGCGCGTCATGAAGTTGACGTCGGCGGCTGAGTCGCGGAACGAGCCGCCACAGACAATCTCGCGGCCGTCCGTCGTGTCGACCCACTCGGCCGCGTTACCGAAGACGTCGTGGATGCCCCAGGCGTTGGGGGCCTTCTTGCCGACCGGGTGGGTCTTCTCGTTCGAGTTCTCGACAAACCAACCGACGTCCGTCATTTTGGCGGGCAACTTGTCTGAGCCTGCCTGGGCGAGGTAGACCCATTCGGCCTCGGTAGGCAGTCGGTACTTCCTCCCTGTCCGCTTGGACAGCCATTCGCAGAAAGTCTTGGCGGCGTTGTGGGTGACGCAGATCGCCGCGTACCCCGCGTGGCCGAACCCATAGTCAGGGGGCAGGTAGGGCTTGCTAGGGCGGGACTTGGCGTCCGTCCCGTTGGTCTGCTCCTCTTTGGTCAGGTCGAGACGGTAGGTCCAGATGTCGTACATGTCCCACGTGACTTCGGTTGTGCTGACCCACAGCGGCTTGATTTCGTACTTCTTGCCGTCCACGGTGACGCTGCCGCCGGGGGTCTTGGCCATGTCAAAGGCAACGAGAGTGCCTGGTATCTTCTGTTGGGCCACTTCGACGCGCAGGGGCGCGTGGGTCGGGGTGGTGGCGAGGACGAGACCGAGGAGAATGTTCATCGTTACGGCTGCCTTATTGTGGCCTTATTTGGCCCTTGGGGACTCGGGCGTCGAGCACCGGTACGCCCAGGTGCACATGGGCATGCGGGTGGACGTCACGGTCTACTCTGGTTCGACGGCCCAAGCTGACGCTGCGGCACGGGCGGCCTACCGGCGATTCGCTGAGATCGACGCGGTCTTTTCCGATTACCGGCAAGACAGCGAGGCGAAGAAATTGATGGCTCAAGCCGGCAAAGGGCCCCAGCCCGCCTCCGCGGACATGGTCCGCGTCCTCCGGATGGCCGAGCGTGTCAGCGAGGCGTCGGACGGGGCGTTCGACGTGACGGTCGGGCCGCTGACACAGCTTTGGCGGCAGTGTCGGAAGACACTACGGCTTCCCGACCCGGAGACCCTTGCGGCGGCGAGGGCCTTGGTCGGCTACAAGATGGTGCATGTCGGGGACCACACCGTCACTCTCGACAAACCGGGGATGAAGCTGGACTTCGGCGGGGTGGCCAAGGGATACGCCTGTCAGGAAGCGCTGCGGGCGATGCGACGGGAGGGCGTCGACCAAGCCCTGGTCGTCGCCGGCGGCGACATGGCGATGGGCGACCCGCCGCCAGGCCAGAAGGGCTGGCGCGTGGAGATTGTCGGTCGGCCTGGACATGTGGAGCTGCGCAACTGCGCGGTGTCGACGTCAGGGTCGACCGAGCAGTTCGTCGAGATCGACGGCGAGCGGTACTCGCACATCGTCGACCCGCGCACCGGCCTCGGCGTGCGGCACCGTACCCAGGCGACCGTGGTGGCCGACAGCGGCCTCACCTCCGACCCGCTCAGCAAAGTGGTCTGCCTGCTGGGGCGTGAGGCCGGCGGCAAGATCGTCCGTCGGTTCGGTGCACGGGCGTCGGCGGTCGAACGCAAGTAGCGGGTCCGCAACCCCGCCGGGGTAGCAGGCATAATGGACGGGTATGAAGGCACCGATCTTCGCTCTAGCAGGGTGCGTGGCCGCCGCATTTCTGTTCGGTTGCGCCGAGAAGCCCGAGCCCGCGGCATCCGGCGAGACCACCAAGCAACCCGAGGCGACCAAACCCGCCGAAGCCCCGAAACCCACCGAGGAGGCGACCGGCAAGCTCCCGACCGAACCGAAGGACGGAGAGGACGTCGCCGTCATCGACACCGACAAGGGCAAGATCGTCTTCATGTTCTATCCGCAAAAGGCGCCAAAGCACGTGGAGAACTTCAAGGAGCTCGCCAACGCCAAGTTCTACGACGGCGTCAGGTTCCACCGGTGCATGCCCGGCTTCATGATCCAGACCGGTGACCCCCTGAGCAAGGACACCGGCAAGTACGACATGTGGGGCACCGGCGGGAACATGGTCGACGGCAAAGAGAAGTTTGTGCCCGCCGAGTTCACCGACATCCACCACGCCCGCGGCATCGTGAGCATGGCCCGCGCGAACGACCCGAACTCGGCGAGCAGCCAGTTCTTCATCGTCACCGACAACGCTCCGACCCTTGACGGAAAGTACTCGGCGTTCGGATGGGTGGTCTCGGGCATGGACGTCGCCGACGCCATCGTCAAGACGGGGCCCTCCGACCCGAACGAGAACGGCAAGGTCAAGAAGGACGACGCGGTCACGGTCAAGTCAATCAGGATTGAGAAATGGCCGGTCAAGTGATCGCTCTCCTTCTCGCCGCCCTGGCTGTCGCGGCCATGGCGGGTGGGCCGTCGACGGACGAACCCAAGGACACCGACGAGGTGGCCGTGCTGGAGACGGCCAAAGGCAAGATCATCCTCGCCTTCAACCCGGAGTTCGCGCCAAACCACGTCGAGAACTTCAAGTCACTCGTCAAGGAGGGCTTCTATGACGGCACCCGGTTCCACCGGTGTATCGCCGGGTTCATGGTCCAGGGAGGCGACCCGCAGACGAAGGATCTGGAGAAGGCGCGGATGTGGGGCACGGGCGGCAAGATGGTCGACGGCCAACAGCGCTACGTCAAGGCGGAGTTCTCCGGCTTCAAGCACACCCGCGGCGTCTTGAGCATGGCCCGGAGCAGCGACCCGGACTCGGCGAGCAGCCAGTTCTTCATCATGGTGAAGGACAGCCCGTTCCTCGACGGCAAGTATTCCGCGTTCGGCCATGTCGTCAAAGGCATGGAGGCAGTCGACGAGATCGTCAAGACGGGCGACGTCAATAACAACGGTGCGGTCAAGCCGTCCGAAGCCGTCGAGATCAAATCGGCCAAGCTCATGACTTGGGCCGACGCCAAGAAGACCGGCTGAGAAGCCCGACCGACAAGATGGCAAGGGTCTGCCCGCGCTGCGCCAAGGAGAACCCGGACGACGCCCGGTTCTGCTCGAAGTGCGGGCTAGATTTTTCTCAAGTCGTTGAAACCGGCCCGACCACGGAGACGCGGTTCTGCCACTGGCACCCACGTGAGGCGACCAACCTGGCCTGTGGCCGTTGCGGACGCCCGGTGTGCACCAAGTGTGTCGTCCTCGGCCCGGCCGGCCCCAGGTGCCGCGAGTGCGCCCGCTCGAACGTCGCCGTCCGCCCTGCCGCCGTCCTCTACTCGCTGAGCCAGGGTCTGAAGGGGGTGCTCCGTCAAGGGCCCTACACAATCTGGATCTGGGTCGTCGTCGCCAGCATGCTCTTCGGCATGGTGCGCGGGTGCATGGGCCTGTTCGGGCGGGAAGGGCCCCAACGTCAACCCGCGTCAGAGCAGACCCAGAGCTTTAACGACCGCCCGTCCCGCGAGTAGGCGGCCAACCGACCCGGATCGTCTTCTCCGCGCTGGTGTGGTCGTGCAGGATCGCCCGGTGGGCCTCCATGAGGTCCTTTTGCGACAAGATGCCGACAAGTTTGCCCTCGTGGTTGGTCACGGGTAGGCGACCGACTTCGTGGGCGGCCATCAGGTCGGCGGCGTCGCGCAGGGTGGCGTCTTCGCCGATCGCGATGGACGTTCCCCGGCTCAACTCCAGAAGGTTGGACTCGACGGGGAGCCGTTCGTCGGCGAGGTCGTGCCTGGTGATGAGGCCGACCACCGAGCCGGACCGGTCGACGACGGGGTAGGCCCCGTGCTTGGCGCACGGGCCCAGCTGGGAAAGGGTCTCACGAGCCTCGGAGAGCGGTACCCAGGCGGGCAGCGAGACGACGTCCCTCGTGCAGGCATGGCCGACGGTGACGCTGGACATACGGTCCGCGACAAAGCCCTGGGGGACGTACACCCCGCGCTTGGTGATCTTCTCCGTCATGATCGTGTCCTTTGACAAGAGGAAGGACACGAGGTAGCTGACCGTACAGCAACAGAGCAGCGGCAGCAAGGCTTCGGGCCGTCCGGTGACTTCGAGGGCGAAGACGATCGAAGTCAGAAGGGCCCGCGACGCCCCACAGAACAGGGCGGCCATGCCGACCAAAGCGGCCAGCCGGGGGTCGATCCCCCACGCCACGCCGACGGTCGTGCCGGCAAACGCCCCAAGGCAACCGCCGATCGTCAAGAGGGGGGCCAGGGTGCCGCCCGATGTGCCGCTACCCAGGGACAGGGCCCAGGAGACCAGCTTGGCAAGGCACAGGGTGATGAGCACCGGGCCGACCAGGCGGCCGTTCAGGACGTCGCTGATGTTGGAGTAGCCGACGCCCAGCGTCCGCGGGGCAAAGATGCCGACCACGCCGACGGCGAGGCCGCCGATGGCCGGCCACAGGGACCAGTGGAGGGGGAGGTGCTCAAACGCCGCCTCGACGCCATAGACGAGCTTGGTCACACCGACGGCGGCGAGACCGACCACGAGTCCCAGGCCAAGATAGAAGATCATTTCCTCGCCGCCGATTTGGCCAAGGGCGGGCATCGCGAAGACGGCACCGGGAGGAAAGAGGATGGTGCGCATGGTCCCCGCCGCGACGCAGGCCAGGCCGACGGGCACGAGAGTGCGGGGTCGGAACTCGAACAAAAGGAGCTCGACGGCGAGGAGCAGGGCCGCGATGGGGGTGCCGAAGATGGCGGTCATACCGGCCGCCGCACCGGAGGCCAGCAGAGTCTTCCGCTCTAAGGCGGTGGTGTGAAGCAACTGGCCGACGATAGAACCGAGGGCCCCGCCCGTCGCGATGATCGGGCCTTCGGCGCCGAACGGGCCACCGGTGCCGATCGCGACGGCGGCCGAGACCGGCTTCAGGATCGTCATTTTCGGCGGGATCCTGCTTTCGTTGGTCAGGACCTGCTCCATTGCCTCCGGGATGCCATGGCCGCAGATGGCCCGAGAGCCGAACTTGGCCATCAGCCCGACGATCAGGCCGCCGATGACGGGGACGACGGGCAACAGATATCCGAGATGGTTGCCTGATGGGTCCGTGTTTTCCAGGGAAAACTTGCCGAAAAAGGCCAAGTTTGTGATGATGGCGATGAGGAGGACAAGAATTTTCGCCGTGCCCGCGGCGAGGAGGCCTACGAGGACCGCTGCGACTGACACCAGGACGGTCCGAGGCTCAAAGTCACCCGTCCCGGTGGACCGGTACCACGGCGCCGCTTTGCCGTTAGAAGATTGATTCACCAATTCATTATGTGAATGTGGCGTGACCCCTATCGGGACAGGTCGCGCCAGGTGGCCTATCGGATCGGCTCGAGGAGCATCTCTTTCGTGTAGATAAAGTCCTCGCGCTCATAGTTGGCCAGTTCGAAATCCTTGCGGAGGACAATCGCCCCGGTCGGGCAGGCGTCTTGGCAATACCCGCAGAAGATGCAGCGGAGCATGTTGATCTCGTAGCGGTGGGAATAACGCTCGCCTGGCGAGAACCGGGCCTCGTCCGTGTTTTCGGCGGCCTCGACGTAGATGCACTTGGCCGGACATGCGCCCGCGCAGAGTGAACAGCCGATGCACCGCTCCAGACCAGAGTCGTACCGGGTCAGGACGTGACGCCAGCGGGTGCGCGGAAACTGCTCGCGCCGCTCTTCGGGGTATTGGACGGTGACCTTTTCTTCCTTGAGCCGGCGTGCGGTGATGCCGAAGCCGGCGACGATCGGTTGGGCGACGTCGCGGAAGATGTCGAAGCTCACGCCTTCACCTCGCCCAGTTCGCGGGGCTTGAGTTCCAGGATGGACATCGACTTGTTCGACTTCATGGCTTGGTGCTTGATCTTGTTTTGCAGTTTGATGACGGCATACATGAGGGCGTCGGGAGACGGCGGGCACCCGGGCACATAGATGTCGACCGGCACCACTTGGTCGGCACCTTGGACAATCGCGTAGTTGTTGTACACCCCGCCCGAGGACGCGCAGGCGCCCATGCTGATCACCCACTTCGGGTCGGGCATCTGGTCGTAAATCTGGCGGAGCACCGGGGCCATCTTCTTGCTCAGCCGGCCCGCGATGATCATCACGTCGGCCTGCCGCGGGGTCGCCCGGAACGCCTCGGAACCAAACCGGGCCAAGTCGAACCGCGAGGCGACCGTCGCCATCATCTCGATGGCACAGCAGGCCAAGCCGAACGTCAGCGGCCACAGGGCGTTGGCCCGGGCTTGGTTAAAGAGAGTGTCCAGGGTGGTGACGACGACCGCCCCGCCCTTTTCGGTGTCACCGATCACGGGGGTGCTGGAATCGTGCAGGACAAGGGTCTCGACGCGCTTGGGCATGGCCTGCCCCTGATTCTATCCGATCCTCAGGCGTCTCATTGGCAAGGTCTGCCGTGGCGGTACTTCACTACGCCCCATTCCGGGGCCCGCTGACCCGCCATACTGGACGGCTAGATGCGGTTAGAGACCGTGGTCCGGCGGATCGCCGGACAAGACGCCTTGGCCCAAGTCGGTTCGGGGGAATCCCTGAAGGTGATGTGGACCTCGCTCTGCAGCGAGGCCCGTCCTGCCGTCGTGTCCGCTATTCTGTCTAATTTAGGCGGCCCAACCCTTATCATAGCAGCAAACTACGACCGAGCCCTCCAATGGCAGGCAAGGCTCGGCCTCTACGGCATTCCCCGCGACGAGATCCTTTTGTTGCCCAGCGGCCAGTCCGCCTTGTTCGAGGACTCCGCGCCCGAGACCGTCGCGCTCAGCGACCGGATCGGCGCCCTGCGCGCCCTTGCCCAAGGTGGCCGGTGCGTGGTGATCGCCACGCCTCAAGCCGCGTTGGAGCGCACGCTTCCACTCGAAGTTTTGCAAGACAGCTTCATTGAACTCAGCGTCGGATCGACCGCCGACGTCATGGGGGTGGTGGACGGCTTGGCCCAGATGGGCTACGAGCCCAGCGAGCCGGTGCGGGTGCCCGGACAGTACAGCCGGCGGGGCGGCATCATCGACGTCTTTGCCATGGGAGGTGACCGGCCCGTCCGGGTCGAGTTCTTCGACGACCAGGTGGAGAGCCTGCGCTACTTCGACCCCATCAGCCAGCGCAGCCTGGCCGACGTGGAGCGGCTGGTCGTCGCGCCGAGCCGGGAGACCGTCTTGCCGACCGCGGGCTCGGGCATTGAGGAGATGGTCGAACGGGCGGTGGCGATGGAGGCGGCCGAGCTACCAGCCGAGGCGGCGCGCACCCTGGAAGACGCGGTCAGGGGTGATCTTCGCGCCATCCGCCAGCGCGTCCACTTCGACCGTCTCGACCTCTATCGCCCGCTCGTCCAGCCGGACTCTGGGTGCGCCGTGGACATTTTGGGCGACGACGGACTGCTTGTCCTGGACGAGCCGATCGAACTGGACGCGGTGGCGACCCGGGCGGAGGAAGAGTTGCGCGGTGCCCTTGAGGCCCGGACCAAGCGGGGCGAGATCCTCAAGGCGACGCCGAACGACTATGTCGTCGGGGTCGAGCGGTTCGGCGGGGCACGCCGGGTCGTGGCCCTGAGTGGAATGGACGGGGCGCCGTCCTGGTGGGAGCAGGACGAGGTCCACGAATGGGGGGCACAGTCGTTGCAGCCGTACCGTGGTCAGGCCGTCGCCTTGACCCAAGCGCTCAAGAACTGGATTGACGAGGGTCTGACGGTCGTGCTGGCCACCGACCAGCCGATGCGCGCGAAGAGTGTGCTGGGCCAGGTCGAGATCTATCCCGTGGAACTCGACGAGGCCGACGACCCGTGGCGGCCCGGTGTCGTGATGACCGAAGGGAACCCCGCTGGCGGGTTCATTCTGCCCGGCCTCGGATTCGCCGTCTTGACCGACCACGAAGTTTTCGGTGTCGGTCGATTGAAGCTTGCCCAACGCAAGTTCAGCGACGGTGTCCCGGTGGCGACCGTCCTCGACCTCAAGCCTGGCGACTATGTCGTCCACATCAACTTCGGTATCGGCGTCTACCAGGGCCTCGTGCGCCGGGTTGTGGAGGGCGTCGAGAAGGAGTTCCTCCACATCGAGTACAAGGCTCCTGACCGCCTGTTTGTGCCGGCGGACCAGTTGGACCGGGTCCAGAAATACATGGCACCGGGCGACGCCGTCCCCAAGGTCAACCGGCTGACAGGAGGTGACTGGCAAAAGGCCGTGGGAAAAGCACGGTCAGAGGCCCGGGAATTCGCCCGTGACCTCATCAAGCTCTACGCCCAGCGCAAGGCCGTCGAACGGCCGAGCTACGGGCCGGACTCTCCGTGGCAGGTGGAGATGGAGCAGACGTTCCCGTGGCAAGAGACCCCGAGCCAAATGTCGGCGATCAAGGACGTCAAGCGCGACCTGCAGACCGACTACCCGATGGACCGGCTTGTGTGCGGTGACGTCGGCTTCGGGAAGACCGAAGTCGCCGTGCGTGCCGCCTTCAAGGTGGCCCAAGCCGGGAGGCAGGTCGCCGTCCTGTGCCCGACCACGATCCTGAGCGAGCAGCACTACCGCAACTTTACGGAGCGGCTGGCCGCGTTTCCGACCCGCCTCGCTCTGCTCAACCGGTTCACCCATGCCAAGGAACGAGCGAAGATCCTGCGCGATGTGGAGAAGGGCGAGGTCGACATCTTGCTCGGCACCCACGCCCTCCTCAGCGACGAGCTGAAATTCAAAGACTTGGGCATGTTGATCATCGACGAGGAGCAGAAGTTCGGGGTGAAGCACAAGGAGGCGCTGAAGCAGATGCGCGTCAACGTGGACGTCCTGAGCATGTCGGCCAC encodes:
- a CDS encoding TIM barrel protein, whose translation is MSLRPTRRQIVQAAPLLAAGLATGRAFASEPMTMPAAKFKLKFSPHFGMFRHHAGDDPVDQLKFAADQGFHGWEDNGMMGRTPAEQERIGKAMGDLGITMGVFVAHAEWGKPLYATGGKDTWTFLQGEMRKALETARRVNAKWCTVVPGLYDLRLHHDYQTANVVDCLKAMAEVCEPAGLVMVLEALNHRHDHPGLFLHTTPQAYMICKAVGSPSCKVLMDLYHMQIEEGNLIPNVDLAYSEIAYFQVGDNPGRNEPGTGEVNYRNVFAHIAGKGYTGVFGMEHGNSVPGKEGEQKVIAAYRACDLA
- a CDS encoding Gfo/Idh/MocA family oxidoreductase — its product is MSHDLTRREVLKTAAATGAALTVPSMVFAETPGAATFKIGVIGCGGRGSGAVVDHLTASPNSVLHAMADVFPDRLEGSYNNLKEAMKDRVKVADDHKFTGFDAYQKLLKTDCDIVILATPPGFRPWHLEAAVDAGKHIFMEKPVAVDGYGIRKVFEASEKAKAKNLAVVAGTQRRHDLGYKEMMKRIHNGDIGEILEMSCYWNQGGLWMHPRQASWSDMEWQLRNWLYFTWLSGDHIVEQHIHNLDVCLWAKQAHPVKAVALGGRQTRVDPAYGHIYDHFAVEYTFADGSRMHSYCRQQDGTPSNVSERINGTKGVGSSEAFNKSPVEITGARPYRWDTKQKLPNPYVLEHADLVKSIMDGKPLNEGRQVAESVLTAILGRLAAYSGQVVTWEQALGTKSTMPTDLKMGPLPVPDVAMPGKYQVE
- a CDS encoding SUMF1/EgtB/PvdO family nonheme iron enzyme → MNILLGLVLATTPTHAPLRVEVAQQKIPGTLVAFDMAKTPGGSVTVDGKKYEIKPLWVSTTEVTWDMYDIWTYRLDLTKEEQTNGTDAKSRPSKPYLPPDYGFGHAGYAAICVTHNAAKTFCEWLSKRTGRKYRLPTEAEWVYLAQAGSDKLPAKMTDVGWFVENSNEKTHPVGKKAPNAWGIHDVFGNAAEWVDTTDGREIVCGGSFRDSAADVNFMTRQPYTIEWQERDPQIPKSKWWLSDADFPGMRLVCEEAPSKN
- a CDS encoding FAD:protein FMN transferase — translated: MALGDSGVEHRYAQVHMGMRVDVTVYSGSTAQADAAARAAYRRFAEIDAVFSDYRQDSEAKKLMAQAGKGPQPASADMVRVLRMAERVSEASDGAFDVTVGPLTQLWRQCRKTLRLPDPETLAAARALVGYKMVHVGDHTVTLDKPGMKLDFGGVAKGYACQEALRAMRREGVDQALVVAGGDMAMGDPPPGQKGWRVEIVGRPGHVELRNCAVSTSGSTEQFVEIDGERYSHIVDPRTGLGVRHRTQATVVADSGLTSDPLSKVVCLLGREAGGKIVRRFGARASAVERK
- a CDS encoding peptidylprolyl isomerase; translated protein: MKAPIFALAGCVAAAFLFGCAEKPEPAASGETTKQPEATKPAEAPKPTEEATGKLPTEPKDGEDVAVIDTDKGKIVFMFYPQKAPKHVENFKELANAKFYDGVRFHRCMPGFMIQTGDPLSKDTGKYDMWGTGGNMVDGKEKFVPAEFTDIHHARGIVSMARANDPNSASSQFFIVTDNAPTLDGKYSAFGWVVSGMDVADAIVKTGPSDPNENGKVKKDDAVTVKSIRIEKWPVK
- a CDS encoding peptidylprolyl isomerase — encoded protein: MIALLLAALAVAAMAGGPSTDEPKDTDEVAVLETAKGKIILAFNPEFAPNHVENFKSLVKEGFYDGTRFHRCIAGFMVQGGDPQTKDLEKARMWGTGGKMVDGQQRYVKAEFSGFKHTRGVLSMARSSDPDSASSQFFIMVKDSPFLDGKYSAFGHVVKGMEAVDEIVKTGDVNNNGAVKPSEAVEIKSAKLMTWADAKKTG
- a CDS encoding zinc-ribbon domain-containing protein, which encodes MARVCPRCAKENPDDARFCSKCGLDFSQVVETGPTTETRFCHWHPREATNLACGRCGRPVCTKCVVLGPAGPRCRECARSNVAVRPAAVLYSLSQGLKGVLRQGPYTIWIWVVVASMLFGMVRGCMGLFGREGPQRQPASEQTQSFNDRPSRE
- a CDS encoding chloride channel protein; this translates as MNQSSNGKAAPWYRSTGTGDFEPRTVLVSVAAVLVGLLAAGTAKILVLLIAIITNLAFFGKFSLENTDPSGNHLGYLLPVVPVIGGLIVGLMAKFGSRAICGHGIPEAMEQVLTNESRIPPKMTILKPVSAAVAIGTGGPFGAEGPIIATGGALGSIVGQLLHTTALERKTLLASGAAAGMTAIFGTPIAALLLAVELLLFEFRPRTLVPVGLACVAAGTMRTILFPPGAVFAMPALGQIGGEEMIFYLGLGLVVGLAAVGVTKLVYGVEAAFEHLPLHWSLWPAIGGLAVGVVGIFAPRTLGVGYSNISDVLNGRLVGPVLITLCLAKLVSWALSLGSGTSGGTLAPLLTIGGCLGAFAGTTVGVAWGIDPRLAALVGMAALFCGASRALLTSIVFALEVTGRPEALLPLLCCCTVSYLVSFLLSKDTIMTEKITKRGVYVPQGFVADRMSSVTVGHACTRDVVSLPAWVPLSEARETLSQLGPCAKHGAYPVVDRSGSVVGLITRHDLADERLPVESNLLELSRGTSIAIGEDATLRDAADLMAAHEVGRLPVTNHEGKLVGILSQKDLMEAHRAILHDHTSAEKTIRVGWPPTRGTGGR
- the nuoI gene encoding NADH-quinone oxidoreductase subunit NuoI — translated: MSFDIFRDVAQPIVAGFGITARRLKEEKVTVQYPEERREQFPRTRWRHVLTRYDSGLERCIGCSLCAGACPAKCIYVEAAENTDEARFSPGERYSHRYEINMLRCIFCGYCQDACPTGAIVLRKDFELANYEREDFIYTKEMLLEPIR
- a CDS encoding NADH-quinone oxidoreductase subunit B, with product MGDTEKGGAVVVTTLDTLFNQARANALWPLTFGLACCAIEMMATVASRFDLARFGSEAFRATPRQADVMIIAGRLSKKMAPVLRQIYDQMPDPKWVISMGACASSGGVYNNYAIVQGADQVVPVDIYVPGCPPSPDALMYAVIKLQNKIKHQAMKSNKSMSILELKPRELGEVKA
- the mfd gene encoding transcription-repair coupling factor codes for the protein MRLETVVRRIAGQDALAQVGSGESLKVMWTSLCSEARPAVVSAILSNLGGPTLIIAANYDRALQWQARLGLYGIPRDEILLLPSGQSALFEDSAPETVALSDRIGALRALAQGGRCVVIATPQAALERTLPLEVLQDSFIELSVGSTADVMGVVDGLAQMGYEPSEPVRVPGQYSRRGGIIDVFAMGGDRPVRVEFFDDQVESLRYFDPISQRSLADVERLVVAPSRETVLPTAGSGIEEMVERAVAMEAAELPAEAARTLEDAVRGDLRAIRQRVHFDRLDLYRPLVQPDSGCAVDILGDDGLLVLDEPIELDAVATRAEEELRGALEARTKRGEILKATPNDYVVGVERFGGARRVVALSGMDGAPSWWEQDEVHEWGAQSLQPYRGQAVALTQALKNWIDEGLTVVLATDQPMRAKSVLGQVEIYPVELDEADDPWRPGVVMTEGNPAGGFILPGLGFAVLTDHEVFGVGRLKLAQRKFSDGVPVATVLDLKPGDYVVHINFGIGVYQGLVRRVVEGVEKEFLHIEYKAPDRLFVPADQLDRVQKYMAPGDAVPKVNRLTGGDWQKAVGKARSEAREFARDLIKLYAQRKAVERPSYGPDSPWQVEMEQTFPWQETPSQMSAIKDVKRDLQTDYPMDRLVCGDVGFGKTEVAVRAAFKVAQAGRQVAVLCPTTILSEQHYRNFTERLAAFPTRLALLNRFTHAKERAKILRDVEKGEVDILLGTHALLSDELKFKDLGMLIIDEEQKFGVKHKEALKQMRVNVDVLSMSATPIPRTLSMAMMNIREMSLINDPPPGRLPVRTFVRPYSGEVVREALLRELARGGQIYYVYNRVEGIYHIAERLRQLVPTATIAVAHGQMHEKELEPVMVGFIKGEIDILVSTTIVENGLDIPNANTLIVDNADFFGLSQLYQLRGRVGRSDRQAYAYMLYQGAKSLTENATGRLQALAEFSHLGSGYSLAYRDLQIRGAGDMLGAKQSGQMMAVGYDLYTQLIESEVQFLKTYADGDPADALLDPLAGLEPLPSFDLPVRALIPESYVDDQGQRLYYYQKLMSCRDGAQLEATREEMEDRYGHMPAEVHAAVKVMRLRLAARELKIEKVDGNQGRLAVTFRGGPPHPRVVPIMQQRHREVYLSQDRLIWPFSTDAVTVAETLVTELKDINELLEKQRESLLANR